From the Lancefieldella sp. Marseille-Q7238 genome, one window contains:
- a CDS encoding ABC transporter substrate-binding protein yields MADAYMSRRYFLGTAASLAASLALAGCDAQPVDDKHVRVGVMGPFTGDVAQYGIAVRSGILLYFKQFNEQGGANGKCVEPIVEDEKGDATEAILVYNKLLDEGVSAIIGDVTSTPTIALAQKSVLDTIPCVSASATAGDVVVYGNNMFRVCITDPFQGRVMAEFAHKQGYTNVGTIFNSGGDYETGVSEAFVKHAEELGIEISSQQGYPQGAVDFNAQLTTIISKHPDAIFCPNYYQDDGKIVTQARQLGYTGVMLGSDGWPNIIGGEQDYASPADLNNCFYNSSFVASNKDEKVTKFVDAYQKEYGSAPTNFCALGYDAAMIMCQAISRAEQSGQKTGSKPYREAIIHAIASEKVDGVTGTISYNGTGDPVKSTLIIAFQDGNEVIYDTING; encoded by the coding sequence ATGGCGGACGCATATATGTCGCGACGGTATTTTTTGGGGACGGCGGCATCTCTTGCGGCCTCACTGGCGCTTGCCGGATGCGACGCGCAGCCGGTTGACGACAAGCATGTCCGCGTCGGTGTTATGGGCCCCTTCACGGGCGATGTTGCTCAATATGGAATTGCCGTTCGCAGCGGTATTTTGTTGTACTTCAAGCAGTTTAACGAGCAAGGAGGAGCCAACGGCAAATGCGTTGAGCCGATTGTCGAAGATGAGAAGGGCGACGCGACAGAAGCGATTCTTGTATACAACAAACTGCTTGACGAGGGTGTGAGTGCCATTATCGGCGACGTAACCTCAACGCCCACTATCGCGCTGGCTCAAAAGTCAGTTTTGGATACGATACCGTGTGTGAGTGCTTCAGCTACCGCGGGTGATGTAGTTGTTTATGGTAACAACATGTTTCGCGTCTGCATTACCGACCCTTTTCAGGGGCGTGTTATGGCGGAGTTTGCCCACAAGCAAGGCTATACGAATGTGGGAACTATCTTTAACTCCGGCGGTGATTATGAAACCGGCGTAAGTGAGGCATTTGTCAAGCATGCTGAAGAGCTTGGGATAGAAATTTCCTCGCAGCAGGGATATCCGCAGGGCGCGGTCGACTTTAATGCGCAGCTTACAACTATCATTTCCAAACATCCCGACGCTATTTTTTGTCCTAATTATTACCAAGATGACGGCAAAATCGTGACGCAGGCCCGGCAACTCGGGTATACCGGCGTTATGCTGGGGTCTGACGGCTGGCCCAATATCATCGGGGGAGAGCAGGACTATGCTTCTCCAGCGGATCTGAATAACTGTTTCTATAATTCGTCTTTTGTGGCGTCAAATAAAGACGAGAAGGTCACGAAGTTTGTTGACGCCTATCAAAAGGAATACGGCTCTGCTCCGACCAACTTCTGTGCGCTTGGCTATGATGCGGCCATGATTATGTGCCAGGCAATTTCTCGTGCTGAGCAATCGGGGCAAAAAACCGGATCAAAGCCATATCGAGAAGCGATTATCCACGCAATTGCCTCGGAGAAAGTTGACGGCGTTACAGGCACCATTTCGTATAACGGTACCGGCGACCCCGTAAAATCGACGCTCATTATTGCCTTTCAAGACGGCAATGAGGTTATTTACGACACCATCAATGGCTAG
- a CDS encoding branched-chain amino acid ABC transporter permease, whose protein sequence is MTFITQVLNGLQLGSIYALVALGYTMVYGIILLLNFAHGDIIMVGAYLSWIAMVQLQLHPAIAALLAVGGCVVLGVTIDKIAYAPLREAPRLSVLITAIGVSYFLESGSQLLFGADAKVVPNFVNLTTVTVGGVTLSLGAILTVGVTCLSTAVLTALVQKTRLGKAMRAVSEDMGAARLMGVNVNSTISFTFAVGSALAGIGAILYSMAYHQATPTMGVMLGTKAFVAAVLGGIGSIPGAVIGGLVVGFAEVAVSAVGLSVWQDAVVFLLLIIVLVVKPTGLLGHAVTEKV, encoded by the coding sequence GTGACATTCATAACACAAGTTTTGAACGGCCTGCAGCTTGGCAGTATCTATGCCCTTGTGGCTTTGGGTTATACGATGGTCTATGGCATCATCTTGCTGTTGAACTTCGCCCACGGCGACATCATTATGGTGGGCGCGTACCTTTCATGGATTGCTATGGTACAGTTGCAGCTGCACCCCGCAATAGCGGCGCTTTTGGCAGTCGGCGGTTGTGTGGTGCTGGGTGTGACCATTGACAAGATTGCCTACGCGCCGCTCAGGGAGGCGCCGCGCCTTTCTGTGCTGATTACCGCTATCGGCGTTTCATATTTTTTGGAGAGTGGCTCACAGCTGCTTTTTGGCGCTGACGCGAAGGTGGTTCCGAATTTTGTCAATCTTACGACAGTGACGGTCGGTGGAGTGACCCTGTCTTTGGGAGCTATCCTGACCGTTGGAGTAACGTGTCTCTCAACCGCAGTTCTTACGGCCCTTGTTCAAAAAACGCGTCTTGGCAAAGCGATGCGCGCCGTGTCTGAGGACATGGGAGCGGCGCGGCTTATGGGCGTCAATGTGAACAGCACTATTTCCTTTACTTTTGCTGTTGGCTCTGCGCTTGCCGGCATTGGCGCCATCCTCTACAGCATGGCCTATCATCAGGCGACTCCGACCATGGGAGTCATGTTGGGAACGAAGGCATTTGTCGCGGCGGTGCTCGGAGGCATCGGATCTATTCCGGGAGCCGTTATCGGCGGATTGGTGGTCGGCTTTGCTGAGGTCGCTGTTTCTGCTGTCGGCTTGTCCGTCTGGCAGGACGCCGTTGTTTTTTTGCTGCTTATTATCGTTCTTGTCGTCAAGCCAACCGGGCTTCTCGGCCATGCTGTGACCGAGAAAGTGTAG
- a CDS encoding branched-chain amino acid ABC transporter permease, with protein sequence MTKEYSQKSNPVITASSGAHTTRRRLSMVQRYVINTLVVAVFIFGGNALVGGGILSRYQTVVLEQVGIYVLMAVSLNIVTGYLGQLPLGHAGFMSIGGYACAIFIIRVMPLFGLTATDMASGSLPAVGLFSAGLLVGGVTAALAGVVIGIPALRLKGDYLAIITLGFAEIIRVVLVNIDSTLGFKLTGGASGLTGIPAYTGFLNTALVVTCSIFAIHTLMKSRHGRAILAIRDNEIAAEASGVNTTYYKTLAFVFSAFLAGIAGGLYAGCIGVMAPAKFGFMKSVEILVMVVLGGMGSMFGSVVSAAVLTILPEALRAFADYRMLAYAAVLILVMMFRPKGLFGTYDFSLSRIIERILNRDYPWNKDAASDFDADEDSAATVQSSGEKHGRTSGILPSHKEVN encoded by the coding sequence ATGACAAAAGAGTACTCTCAAAAGAGCAATCCGGTTATTACAGCCAGCTCAGGCGCTCACACAACGCGCCGCAGGCTTTCTATGGTGCAGCGCTACGTCATCAACACGTTGGTAGTCGCAGTCTTTATTTTTGGCGGCAATGCGCTGGTGGGAGGGGGCATACTCTCTCGCTATCAGACCGTCGTTCTTGAGCAGGTGGGCATTTATGTGCTTATGGCGGTGTCGCTCAACATTGTGACGGGATATCTGGGTCAGCTGCCGCTTGGTCATGCGGGCTTCATGTCCATTGGCGGCTACGCATGCGCCATCTTCATTATCCGCGTGATGCCGCTCTTTGGACTGACGGCTACTGATATGGCTTCGGGCTCTCTGCCTGCTGTCGGCCTCTTTAGTGCCGGCCTTTTGGTTGGCGGCGTCACAGCGGCGCTTGCGGGCGTTGTTATAGGCATCCCCGCTCTGCGCCTCAAGGGAGATTACCTTGCCATCATTACACTCGGCTTTGCTGAGATTATCCGCGTTGTTTTGGTCAACATTGATTCAACGCTGGGCTTCAAGCTTACGGGTGGCGCTTCCGGGCTGACGGGTATTCCCGCGTATACCGGATTTCTCAATACCGCTCTCGTTGTGACATGCTCAATCTTTGCAATCCACACCCTTATGAAGTCCCGTCACGGTCGTGCGATTCTCGCCATTCGGGATAACGAGATAGCCGCAGAGGCGTCAGGCGTCAACACTACCTACTATAAGACGCTCGCCTTCGTATTTTCTGCTTTTCTCGCGGGTATTGCGGGCGGTCTGTATGCCGGCTGCATCGGTGTTATGGCTCCGGCGAAGTTTGGCTTCATGAAGTCTGTCGAGATCCTGGTAATGGTTGTTTTGGGCGGTATGGGCTCAATGTTCGGCTCCGTTGTTTCTGCAGCCGTGCTGACCATTCTCCCCGAGGCGCTTCGCGCGTTTGCGGATTACCGCATGCTCGCCTACGCGGCTGTGCTTATCTTGGTGATGATGTTTCGTCCTAAGGGGCTGTTCGGCACTTATGATTTTTCACTCAGCCGGATTATTGAGCGCATACTGAACCGAGATTATCCGTGGAACAAGGACGCTGCCAGCGATTTTGACGCGGATGAAGACAGCGCCGCGACTGTTCAATCCTCTGGCGAGAAGCACGGGCGTACCTCAGGGATTCTTCCTTCCCATAAGGAGGTGAACTAG